The following proteins are encoded in a genomic region of Arachis stenosperma cultivar V10309 chromosome 4, arast.V10309.gnm1.PFL2, whole genome shotgun sequence:
- the LOC130974230 gene encoding uncharacterized protein LOC130974230, with translation MDVDNIFGTIKPVNVARKSAIYVWGYNQSGQTGRKGREEQLRIPKQLPPALFGCTAGTNARWLDVACGREHTAAIASDGSLFTWGANDFGQLGDGTEERRKYPKKVKQLESEFVKSVSCGAHCSACIAEPRENDGTISTGRLWIWGQNQGSNLPRLFWGAFKPNTIIREVSCGAVHVVALSEEGLLQAWGYNEYGQLGRGVTCEGLQGARIISSYAKFLDEAPELVKITKVSCGEYHTAAISDKGEVYTWGLGSMGQLGHSSLQYGDKELLPRRVVSLDGIFIKDLACGGVHTCALTQEGALYAWGGGQSGQLGLGPQTGLFSCVANDSRTFFRNIPVLVVPKGVKLVACGHSHTLISMRDGRIHGWGYNCYGQAANEKSTYAWYPSPVDWCVGEVRKLAAGGGHSAVLTDACSLKELCEFILAETLTLSDAAKVEDIASRTGSDALARLCVRLREYMLSGGHLEQEEDAKSKV, from the exons AGGGGAGAGAGGAGCAGTTGAGAATTCCGAAACAGCTGCCTCCTGCACTCTTTGGATGTACGGCAGGTACCAATGCGCGCTGGTTGGACGTTGCTTGTGGTCGCGAGCATACAGCAGCAATTGCCTCTGATGGCTCACTTTTCACCTGGG GGGCTAATGACTTTGGTCAACTCGGTGATGGAACTGAGGAGCGAAGGAAATATCCAAAGAAAGTGAAGCAATTAGAGTCAGAGTTCGTAAAATCTGTGTCCTGCGGAGCACATTGTTCTGCTTGCATTGCAGAGCCTCGTGAAAATGATGGTACCATTTCAACTGGGAGGCTCTGGATTTGGGGACAAAATCAG GGATCAAATCTTCCTAGATTATTCTGGGGGGCCTTCAAACCTAATACA ATTATTCGCGAAGTGTCTTGTGGAGCTGTCCATGTGGTTGCTTTATCCGAGGAAGGCCTACTACAAGCTTGGG GCTATAATGAGTATGGTCAACTTGGCCGAGGTGTCACTTGTGAAGGACTACAGGGGGCCCGTATTATAAGTTCTTACGCTAAGTTTCTTGATGAAGCCCCCGAGCTTGTAAAGATTACCAAAGTGTCATGCGGGGAGTACCACACTGCGGCCATTTCTGATAAGGGCGAGGT TTACACATGGGGGCTAGGAAGCATGGGCCAGCTTGGACATTCTTCACTCCAGTATGGAGATAAAGAGTTACTGCCAAGAAGAGTGGTTTCCCTTGATGGTATTTTCATAAAGGATTTGGCGTGTGGTGGTGTACACACATGTGCTCTGACTCAGGAAGGGGCACTTTACGCTTGGGGTGGCGGTCAATCCGGGCAGTTAGGCCTTGGCCCCCAAACTGGGTTGTTCTCGTGCGTTGCTAATGACTCTCGTACATTTTTCCGGAACATCCCAGTTTTGGTTGTTCCAAAAGGCGTGAAGCTTGTCGCATGTGGACACTCCCACACGCTTATTTCAATGAGGGACGGTCGAATTCATGGATGGGGTTACAATTGTTACGGTCAGGCAGCCAACGAGAAATCTACATATGCTTGGTACCCGTCGCCTGTTGATTG GTGTGTTGGTGAGGTCCGAAAACTAGCTGCTGGTGGGGGTCATTCAGCTGTGTTGACTGATGCTTGTTCGTTAAAGGAGTTGTGCGAGTTTATACTCGCAGAGACTCTGACTTTATCTGATGCCGCGAAGGTTGAGGATATTGCATCCAGAACTGGATCAGATGCTTTGGCTCGCCTCTGCGTGAGACTCAG AGAGTATATGCTTTCTGGTGGTCATCTTGAACAAGAGGAGGATGCTAAAAGTAAAGTTTGA